TAGGGATCACCAGCTGCTGGCAACCGCCGCGCCCGACGCACACGTGGTCAAGTCGACGCTCCTCTTGACGTCGACGCTCGTCGCCGAAGTGCCCAAAGCCGTCCGGGTCGTCCGGACGGGGAGTGCGAGCGATGTGGCGTTTTGAGGCACTGCGGGATCTTGGTTCTTGTCTTGCCCTCGGCAGTGCGGCATGCGACGTAGTGGGTTGATGGCAGCGCATCCGCCGTCAGGCCTGCCCCGGGCCGCGAGTGACCCACGTCTCCGCCGGTGCACCACAGTTGGCATCGGCTGGCGGCCACGGTTGAATCGCTGGTTCGACGCCTCGAAGAGACCAGGAGACCAATGACTGCCACGTCGTACACCCCGTCCGGCATCGCGTACGACCGCAGCGCGCCGCAGGAGGGCGGCCTGCCCGTCGTCTTCATCCACGCGGGCATCGCCGACCGGCGCATGTGGGACCCGATCTGGGCCGACCTGGCCGCCGACCGCACGCTCGTCCGTGTCGACCTGCGCGGCTTCGGCGAGTCGACGACCCAGCCGGACGGGAGGCTGGACCACGTCGCCGACGTCCTCTCAACGCTAGAGCATTTGGGCGTCACGCGGTGCCACCTGGTCGGCGCCTCGTTCGGTTCTGGCGTAGCCACGGAGGTCGCCCTGACCCGGCCCGAGCTGGTGCAGTCGCTGTTGTTGTGCCCGCCCGGTGGCAGCCTCCTGGCCGAGCTGACGCCCGATCTGCGCCGCTTCTTCGACGCCGAGAAGGCGGCCCTGACCAGTGGCGACCTCGATGCTGCGGTCGAGGCCAACGTGACCACCTGGGTCGCGGGCCCCGGCCGCAGCGTTTCCGAGGTCGAGCCGTCGGTGGTGTCCGCTGTCCGGCTGATGCAGCGCAACGCGTTCGCGATCGCGGAATCGTGGGGCGACGTCGACGAGGCGGAGCTGGAGCCGCCCGCCCTGGAACGGCTGGGCGATCTGGACCTGCCGGTGCTGGTGCTCGTAGGCGGGCACGACCTGGACACCACCCACGACGCCGCACGCCGCGTGTGCGCCGGTGCGCCCCGTGTCCGGCGGGTGAATTGGGATGACGTCGCGCACCTGCCGTCGATGGAACGGCCGGTAGATTTCGCCGCCCTCGTCCGCGACTGGACTATGGGGAGTTCGTGAGCAGCTGGTAGGCGTCTCGGGCGATGCAGCGCTTCAGCGTACCGCTGGCCGTTCCCTACTGCGCCGACCAGGCCGAGGCAGCCGCACTGACGGAGCGCCTCATCAGCTCGATCGGATGCACTCCTGCGCCGTGCGACGGGCTGGCGCGGGCAGCGTACCTGGAGGCGAGGGCGGCGCTCGCGGTCGGGCTGTGGTGGGCGGGCCAACGGCCGCGCTCCGCGTTCCCATCTGTGGCGGAGGTGCCACAGGGCTGAGTTGTCGAGCACGGCGCGCCCAAGGAACGTGGGCCGCGCATCGCGTCGCTCGAACGCGGGCGCAGGTGCTCATCCGCGCGAGAGTTCTGCGTTTGTCGCCTGCTCCTGACGAGGGCGGGTGGTGATGGCGTAGCCGGCGGTGGTGACACCCAGCGCCACGCCCCAGCCGACGAACACCAGCAGGGTGGCGGTCACCGCCCACCCTTCCCGCACCTCCGACCAGTGCGTGTCGCCGGTGAGCACCTGCCGCACGAGCACCGCGATGCTCAGGACGCCGTAGGTGGCCAGCGTGAGTGCCACCACCCCGGCGGGGACGACCGCCAGGAGCCGGGGGACCGGGCGGCCCCGTAGCCCCGGCACCCAGCGGGGTATCTGCTGCCCCCAGCGTTGTGCCAGCCCGAGGACGAGCAGGCCGGCGAGCGGCGGGACGAGGGTGACCGCCGCGCCGGTCCAGGTGGAGAGGTTGCGGTGGATGTCGTCCAGTTGCCGCTGCGGAATGCCGAATGCCACGCCGAGCGCCCACAGCCCGTGCGGCACGGCCCAACCGACCACGGGGAGGGCGACCGCCGTGTACGCCCAGCGGCGGGTCCACCGCGGGACCGTCCGGTAGTCGGCCGCCCGTACTACGCGCTGCGGGGCGCAGGCGTTGGCGAGACCGGCGAACAGCAGACCGCCGGCCGCCAGTGCCAGCCGTGTGCCGAGGTCGCGCCAGTCCGAGGGACGTCCCGCCAACGCCGCAGGGATCTCGAAGAGCAGGTGCAGCGGGAACGCGAGGACCAGGAGCAGGACGGCCGCCACCCAGCTGCCGGCGACGACGTGGCGGCAGGGGAACCGGACCGTGTACAGGACCAGCACCGCGAGGGCGGCGGCGACTCCCACGGCGCCCCACCCCGCCCAGAACGGCAAGGTCTCGACCCGGTTCGCGCCGCATCCGCCCGTCGGGTCGACCAGATCGGTGCGGTCGCAGGCGGTGTACCCCCACCGGCCACCCGCGATCCAGTACGCCCGCACGGTCACCTCGGCGACGACGAACACGACGCAGGCCACCGCCCACGGCCGGACTCTGGAGACGGCAGCCGATCGGGGATACCGGGCCGAAGGTTCTGCCTTGACGCTCATGAGGCAATGCTCTGTGGCGATACGCGGGGCCGTCTTCCCGGCAGAGGGGGACGCGCTCCCGCTGCCGGGGGAGTGCGGACCGTGGACGGTCCGGGTTGTATCGGGTTGGCGGGGCAATTCCGGTGCAACGCGAGGGATCGTCGAGGTGGGTCGATGGACATGGTCGACTGGTATGCGCGGGCCGACCTGGGTGGCGACGTCATCGGGATCTCGGAACCACACGTCAACGAGTTGCTGTCGGCGAACGTCTGGTGGTTACGCGGCAATGACCGCGACATCGTGGTCGACGCCGGGAAGCATCGCCGTGCTGGAGGACGGCCGGCGCCGGACTGCTCACCCGGGCCTGACACAGGCCGGTCTCAGCCACTGACCGGAGTGCCGGCGCTGTACACGGCGAGCGGGCGGCGCAGCACGGTGATGTCGCTCGTCGGGTCGCCCGTGACGACCAGGAGGTCGCCGTCGAATCCGGGGCGGACGCGGCCCTTGCGCCGCCCGAGGCCACACACCTGCGCGCCGACCGAGGTGGCCGCGGTGAGGGCGGCGGTGGCGGGGAGGCCGGACGCGACGTACTCGACGAGCGTCTCTGGCAGGATCCCGTGCGGCTTCGCCGGACCGAGGCCCGCGTCCGAGCCGGCCACCAGGCGGACCCCGGCCCGGTGCAGGATGGTGAGGCCCTCGCGCAGGGTGGCCTCGCTGAGCCCGAGCCGCGCCGCCATCGCCACCACCTCCGGTGGCGTGACCACGGCCGGGTCGGTGCCGAGGGTGGCGCAGACCGCCACTCCGGACCTGGCCAGGCGCTCCGCGAGGTCGTCGGGGACGTGGGCGCCGCTCGCGGTCACGCACGTGCCGTGTTCGATGCCGTCGACACCGACGCGCAGCGCCTGCTCGACCGCACTGAGCGCGTGGGCGTGCGCGGTCACCGGCACGCCCGCGTCGTGAGCCCGGGTCACTGCGGCGACGAACTCCTGGTCGGTGAACTGAGGCCGGGTGGTGTCGGTGCCGGGGGTGAACACCCCGCCGCTGGCCATGACCTTCACCAGGTCGGCGCCGGCCTCCGCCCGCAGCCGCACGGCCTCGCGCATCCCGTCGACGCCGTGCGCCTCGCCGCCCATCGACCAGCAGTGCCCGCCGACGCTGGTGATCGGCGCGCCGGACCCGACCACCGTGGGGAGGTCGTCGCGCGCCTTCCGGTCCCGCCACCGGAGCACGGCGTCGCGCCGGTCGCCCAGGTCCCGCACCGTCGTGACGCCGGCCGTCAGGTGCGAGCGCAGTGACGCCTCGATGACCGCGTCGAGATCCGGCTCGGGACGCTCGGCGAGACGGCCGAGCGCGTCGAGCCCGGCATCGGCGCACAGGTGCACGTGCGCGTCGACCAGGCCGGGCAGCACGGTGGCGTCCGGCTCCTCGTGCACCGGCCAGCCCGCCGGCACCTCGACCCGGCCCCGGTGCACGTCGGCGATGCGCGTGTCGTCCAGCAGGACCAGCACCCCGCCGTCCCACAGCCGCTCGCCGTCGAACATCCGCGCCGCGCGGATGGCACGCTTCGCCATTGGTCCTCCCTTCGGGTCCGAGACGCTAGCGCGCCGGTGCGCGAAGCGAGGTGACACGCCGGCGGTGGTCGGCGGCCACGGCCATGACGAGAGGACCCCAGACGATCAGCGGGGCGTAGTACCGCAGCACGTCCCAGCCGGGTGCCGGGTGCGCCGGTTCGTCCCGGCCGACTCCGACCCATCCGCGCGGCACGACCTGGAACGTCAGGTTCAGGACGACGTACGCGCTGATGGTGACGAGCAGTGCCCCGCCGGCCGCGGCGAGGATCACGACGGGGCCCGGCGGGATCGGTCGGCCGCCGAGCAGCGGTACCCAGCGCGGAACCTGTTCCCCCCACCGGTGCACCAGCCCGAGTGTCGACAGGGCCAGCACCAACGACAGGGTGGACAGGAAGATCATGTACCACGTCGTGGGGGCCTCGTCGGTGAATATGAGGGACACCCGCCAGATCGCGGACGGCAGGACGCAGACCGGGACGGCGTAGGCGGCCCAGACGGCCCAGCGGGACGGCGCCGCAGCCCCGGCACGTCCGGTGTCGGTGGAAGTCACGAGTGCTCCGATCCTCGAAGGCCGACGTCGTGACCAATGGTTCTCCGCCGGCGGACGACTCCTCGCCCCCAGCGGAGGGGATTGCGCTCCCGCTCTGGAGGGAGCCGCCCGGGTCGGGGCGGGCGGGGCGGACCTGGTCCATCCGCGTCTCCCGGTCCGCAGGCGCAGTCCGCGACTCCTACCCTCTGCGCGCTGAATCGGACTGCTCCGCGATCGTCGCGCTCGCAGCCTGCCGGACCATCTGGTTGGCATCGGTGCGGGGGACCGCGGTGGCGCGCAGCAGGTCCCGGGCGATCGTGCGGACCTGGGCCATCACCACGGCTCCGGACAAACCCAGGCCGTCGCGCGCGGCCTGGCCCGCCTGGTGGGCGGCCCGCAGTGCGTGGTGCCGCGCAGCGTACGGTTCGCGTGCCCGAACGAACTCGGAATGCAGGAATCGCACGGCGTCACCCAGGTCGATGACGGCGAGGCCCAGGGCCGGCGGGATCGGCTCCTGGTCACTGATCGCGCTGTACGCCCGTCGCGCCAGACCACGTGCACCCAGCACGGCGCGCTCGAGGTGTTCGGCACCGACGCGGTACTCCCGTAGCGTGCTGCGCCAGCGGAAGCGCTGCGGAGAGTACCTGACCACCTCGACGCCGCCCTGCACCGCGTCGGAGAGCTGGGCGAGCTGCGCGCCCATCGTCCGTAATTCCTCAAGCGAAGCACCGACGGCCGTACTGTCGCGGCGGGCCAGCGCGTGGCCCACGACGGTGAGCTGGTGTGACAGGTTGTCCAGTTCCGGACCGACCGCGCGCTCGACGATACGCAGCGGGTTGAGCGGTAGCAGCAGGAGCACCACGGCGAGGGCGCTGGCACCACCGAGAACGGCGTTGAAGACCTGCGGCGCATCGACCCGCGTACCGGCGGGAGCGACGCTCGCCACCAGTACGGCGGTGCCGCCTGCCTGGGTGATCAGGCTGCCGCGTCCGAAGACCGCGATCGCGGTCACGATCGTGGCCGTCGCTATCACCGCGATCTGCCACGCTCCGCGGTCGATGACCACGACGAGTCCGTCGGCGACAGCCGCGCCCAGCGCCACCCCCACGACGAGTTCGACCGTGCGTCGCAGCCGCTGCCCGGCGGCAGCAGCGACCGTCCCGACCGCTGCGATGGGCGCGAAGACCGGGTTGGCGTCGAGCGCGATCTTGTCGGCGATCGTCCAGGCGAGACCGGCCGCGAGGCCCGCTTGTATCGCGACGACGAGGTAGATGCCGAGTTGCCGGCGCCGATCCCGCACTCTGGTGCGCTGCTTGGATCTCCACCGGTGGATGACCGCCTCGGCGCGGGCATCGTGGCTGTCGGCGGGGCGAGCGGTACGCGTGGCGTCCGGACTGTGACTGCGCCATCGCATGGCGCGACATACCCCATCTGCCCGTCGACAAGCAGAGCCGACCCTCACATGAGGGAGAGCACTGCCGGCCCAACGGTGCCGGCGGATGCCGCGACACGGTCCGCGACTTGGCCGGGCTCGGCTGACGGGCGAGAGCAGGGACGATTGCTGGTCCCGGCCGCTGCGACGACGGGAACAGCACTGGCTGTGCGTCAGGAGGCGGCGATGCCTTCCATCCCGATGCCGTTCTCGAACTTCGGCAGGCCGCTCACCTCGGTGACGAGGTGCAGGGGGCCGTCCTTGCCCACCTCGTAGCCCTGCACGTAGCGCGCGGCGGCGTTCTGGACGTGGAGGAAGCCGTCGCTGGTGATCATGTCGATCGAGCCGCCGCCGGTGTCGGCGGCGACGGCCTTGACGAGGATCAGCTTCCCGTCCTTGTCGACCTTGTACGAGCTGATGGTGGAGCTTCCCGCGTTGGCGACGAAGACGTAATCGCCGACCCCGCTGGATCCAGCACGGCGCCTGCTGCCCGTTGGGCACCGACGGACCGATCTGGTCGAGTTCGCCGTCGCGCTCCAGCTCGAACCGACTGACCTCGTTGCTGCCGGACTCCGTCACCAGCGGTGTGTCGTCAGTGTCGAAGGTTGATTCCGAACGGTGTGTTGCCCGCGTTGCTGATGACGGGATTACGGGACAGCTCACCGTCGTGGCCGATCCGGCAGGTGAACATCACGTTGGCTGCCTTCGTGCTGACCAGCACGAACTTGCCGTCGGGGTCGATCTCGACCTGAGCCGGGGCGGTCATGAACGCCGGGGGTTGCCGTTGTGCAACCCGAGCGACCGGTTGGCGCCCTAGATCGGCGACAACCGCCCCTTGTGCAGCTCGAAGCACTGAACGGAACCCTCGCCACCGGCGTTGAGCACGTAGACGAGGTCGTCGCGGACGTCGAGGCTGACGGGCAGCAGGCCGCCGGACCAGACCACCTGTAACTTGTGAAGTACTCACCGGCGGGGGAGAGGCGGCCGTCGTCGTCCCGGTCGTATACCTTGATCGTGTTTGCCTCTGCCTTGTTCGTCTGGACGAACACCGCACCGTTGTCGCCGTCCCCGTGGTGGTGTCCGTGACCACCACGGTCGTCGTGCCGGTACCCCGGCCCGCGTCGGCGAGCGCGAGCCGCGGGAGCGCCCCGACGCCTGTCAGCCCGGCGAGGAGTGCGGCAGCGGCGAGCGTTTTGTGCTTCGTGATCAACCTCTTGGTCGGCTTATCCGCAAACAGGAAGAACTTTCCCGCTCGGGGCTATGGCTATTGAAGGTGTAGTTGAGCATGTTTACCCCAAAAGGGGGGATATTGTGGCTGTTCGCGTTTTTTGGCCGTGCAGCGACCGGGCGCCCGACTCCTGGGCTCGGCTCGTCGCCGTCCTGACGCCGCGGCTTGTCACGTCCCTTCCACGGTCGGCCGGCCTGTAGCAGCCTCATCCCGTCCTGGTCGGCATGGAGTTGATCGCGCCGGCGAGGTGCCGGCGGGAGCTGACTCCCAGCTTCTTGAAAACCTTCCGGAGGTGGTAGTCGACGGTGGCGGGGCTAACCACAAGGTTCATCGCGATTTCCTGGTTGGTCGCTCCGGCTGCGGCCAGCCGGGCCACCCGCGCCTCCTGGCCGGTCAGCTCCGGCGCCCCGGCAGCCACGGCCGGCTCGATATCGACCTGGCCACCGGCGGCCATCAATTCGGTCCGGGCGCGACGCGCGAATCCGACTGCGCCGCAGTCGATGAAAGTACGCAGCGCGGAATACAACTGCTGCCGAGCGTCAGCGCGCCGGCGGCGCCGACGCAGCCACTCCCCGTACAGCAGCCGGGTACGAGCCTGCTCCAGCACCAGCGGGGTCGCGTCGAGTAATCTGGCCGCCTCGACGTAGCTGGCTTCGGCGTCGGCCGGATGTGCGTGCAGGGCCTCAGATCGGGCCAACAGCCCCGCCGCGCCCGGTGTCCCGGCGGCCCGCGCGCGTGGCCTCAGCCGTAGCAGTGCCGTCTGTGCGGCCTCGCGTTCACCGGCCCTCACCGCGGCTTCGACCAGGTCCGGAAGGATCATCGTTCCGTCGTAGGCCGGATCGTCATCAAAGACGGTGCGAGCAGCTTCGTAAGCGGCCGGCCAGTCCTGATCGCCGAGGCGGGCCACGGTCAGCGCGTGCCGGGTCTTCACCGTCACCGGCCCGCCCGGCACGGTCAGCGGCAGCGCTCCGGTGGCGACGGCGATTGCCTCGGCCTCGTCGCGGCGGCCCTGCCAGGCCCGCACCAGCAGATCAATCATGGGGAACGCCGGGGTGCCGGTGAGTGCCTCGTAGATGTCGCGGTACTGCGCCCAGTGCTCGGCGGCGGCCGTGAGACGGCCGGTCATCACCGCGTGGTGGGCCAGCCCGGCCAGTCCGATGGAGAGCATGCGTACGTCACTGGCACGCCCGATCCGCACAACGTGCCCAGCCAGGGCTTCGAGGACCGCGTCGTCCCACAGCTCGTGAGCGGCCTGCAGCGCGACCAGGTACCAGCGGCCCGGCGGAGTACGGTCGTGCACCTGCTCGGCGAGCCCCGCCAGCGCCGTGCGCAGAAGCGGCGCCGCTTCGGCGTAGCCACGGAGATTGCAGGTAGCCGTCCCGCGCAGCAGGCGCAGGTAATCTGGAGTCCATGTCGCGGACTCCGCACCCGGATCCGTCAGCTCCAGCGCCAGTTCGGCGAGCCGGGTGACGGTGTCCCGGTCCGGTCGCGGCACGTGCAGTTGGACGATGTCGAACGCGTCGATCAAGCAATCGCGGGCGGTGTCCGCGTCCGGTTCGGCGGCGAAGATGGTCGCCGCAGTCCCGAGCAGCCGCAACGCGGTGGTCTGATCCTGGAAGCCGACCGACAGGCCGCGCAGCCGCGCCGACAGCCCGCGGTTGCGGGCGTCGTGGTCCAGGGCGGTGGTGCGGGCACGTAGCGCTTCAGCTCGTTGCAGTGCCCCGGCATTGTGCGCGTGGCCTGCGGCAGCCAGATATCGGGCGTCGCGTGCCGGGCCCGGTGCGGACAGGCCCGCGGCGCGGGCGGCGAACGCGGCGGCGGTCAGGTATGCGCCACGCTGCAAGGCTCGCTCGGCGGCGGTGTCGAGTCGGCCGGCAACCTGCTCGTCGACGTCAGCGGTGGCACCGGCGAGGTGACGCGTCTGGCGCTCGAAGTGGTGATCCGGATCGATCACTTCGGCGAGCGCGGCATGGGTACGGCGGCGCAGCTCCGGGTCGGCACCGCCGTAGACGGCCGAGCGCACCAGCGGATGTCGGAATCTCGGCACGGGATGGATGCTGAACAGCTCATCGCGCCCGGTCACCTCCGCCTCGGCGGCGTCCAATTCGGCCGGGGAAAGAAGGTGCGCAGCGGCGGCCCGCACAGTACGGGGGTCGGCGGTGGTATCGGCGGCGGCGATCAGCAGCAGTCGCTGCGCTGGCACGCTGAGCCGGTTCACCTGCGTCAGGTAGCGTGCCTCGAGTTTGCCGCTCAGCGGCAGCGGGTCACCGGGTAGCATCTCGTCGGGGTTGGCGTCGGCAGCGAATTGGGTCAGCGCGAGCGGGTTACCGCAAGCCAGTTCGACGATCCGCCGGGCCACGCTGTGTTCGAGCTTCGCCCCGCTTACCTCGGCCAGGACGGTCATCGCGTCGGCCTCGCTCAACTGGCTGAGGTGCAGCAACGGGAATTGGTCGAGCAGCGGCCCGGCCGGGGCGTTGTCGCGCTCGGCGAGCAGCAGGGCCAGCGGTTCGGCGGCCAGCCGGCGGCCGGCGAAGGCAAGGGTCCCCACCGTCGTCTGGTCGAACCACTGCATGTCGTCGCAGATCACCAGCAGCGGTCCGGCGGACGCGGCCGAGCCGAGCAGGTTCAGCGTCGCCAGTCCGACCAGGAACCGGTCGGCGGGAGGCCCCTCCTGGCGGCCGAAGATGCGGGCGAGGGCCGCATGCTGCACTGGGGGCAGGATGTCCAAGTCGTCCAGCAGCGGCAGCAACAGCTGATGCAGCGCGGCGTAGTCGAGGTCCTGCTCGCTCTCGGTACCGGTGGCACGCAGCACGCGCACCCGCTGCTCCGCGGCGGCTGCCGCGGCTTCGTCGAGCAGGACGGTCTTGCCGATCCCCGCCTCGCCCCGAACCACCAACACGCCGGCTTTTCCGCCGACCGCGGCGGTGACGAGCTCCCGAACCGCTGAGATCTCGACAGAACGCCCCACGATCCGCATGATCATCAACCCTAGGTCCCACGTGTGTCCCGGCGGAAGACTACGTGTCACGCGTGGTTTCCGAATAGACGCGCTCCCGCAAGCATCATTCCCGACCGTTGTTGACCGGAGGTCCGATGCCCGTAACCCTGGCTTCCGCCGAGCTGCCCGACCGGTCGGAGCCGTTCGCCGCTACCGGCCGCCGACGTAGTCGGCGAGGCAGAGGCCCGCGAGCTGCGCGAAACATACGCCTTACCCGGGTCGGAAATGCCGATCTTCCATGCCGCCGCGGCGCACCGGCAGGGGTCACGAGAAGGGCTCGGCTTCCTTCGGTCCGTCAACCGTTCCCCTCTTGTCAAGGAGCAATCCCTATGTCCGAAGTTCGGCCCGTGCTGGAACCGGCCGCCGAAGCCTTCGCCGAGGCGACCGCGAATCCGCCGTACCTGTTCGACCTCGGCCCGATCGACGGCCGCAAGACCGTCGACGACGTGCAGAGCCCCGAGGTCGCGGTGCCGGGAACGAGCAAGGAGTCGATCGTCGAGCCGGCCCTGACGATCTTCCGGCCGGAGAACGTCCAAGGCCCACTGCCGGTGATCCTCTACATCCACGGCGCCGGCTGGGTGTTCGGCAACAACCACACCCACGACCGGCTCGCCCGTGAGCTTGCCGCCGGCGCCGGCGCCGCCGTGGTGTTCCCCGACTACAGCCTGTCGCCGGAGGCGCAGTACCCAACGGCGATCAACGAGAACTACACGGTCGCTCGCTGGGTGCTCGACCATGGCACCGAGCACGGCCTGGACGCCTCGCGGATCGCGGTCGCCGGTGACTCGGTCGGCGGAAACATGGCCGCAGCCCTGACCCTGATGGCGAAGCAGCGCGGCGATCTGCCACTCATGGGGCAGGTGCTGTTCTACCCTGTCACGGACGCCGCCTTCGACACCGGCTCCTACCGGCAGTTCGCCGAGGGCTACTTTTTGCGCCGCGACGCCATGCGCTGGTTCTGGGATCAGTACACCACCGACGGAAACCAGCGTGCGGAAATCACGGCCTCACCGCTGCGCGCCAGCACCGAGCAACTCACCGGCCTGCCGCCAGCCCTGGTCATCACCGCCGAAGCGGATGTGCTGCGCGACGAAGGTGAGGCGTACGCGAACAAGCTGCGCGCCGCCGGAGTACCCGTCATCGCCGTGCGTTATCAGGGCATCATCCACGACTTCGTGATGCTCAACGCCCTGCGCGGCACCCACGCCGCCGAAGCCGCCATCAGTCAGGCCATCGCTTTCCTGCGCACCATCCTGAAGACGGAGGACTGACATGTCCCTGCAGACCGACCTCGCGCAGGTCGACGCGGCCAACGCCTCCGGCCTGCCGCCGGTGGTGTTCATCCACGGCCTGTGGCTGCTGCCCTCCAGTTGGCAGCGCTGGGCAGAGGCATTCGCCGAAGACGGATACGCACCGGTGGTGGCCGGCTGGCCCGACGACCCGGACACCGTCGCCGAGGCCAACGCCCACCCGGAGGTATTCGCCCGCAAGAGCGTCGGCCAGGTCGCCGACCACTTCTGCGACCTGATCAGCAAACTCGACCGCAAACCGGCCGTCATCGGCCACTCCTTCGGCGGCCTCATCACCCAGATCGTCGCTGGCCGCGGTTTGTCCGTCGCCTCCGTCGCGATCGACCCGGCGCCGTTCCGCGGTGTGCTGCCGCTGCCGATTTCCGCCCTGCGTGTGGCCAGTGTCGTGCTCGGCAACCCGGCCAACTACCACCGCGCCGTGCCGCTCACCTACGACCAGTTTCGGTACGGCTTCGCCAACGCGGTCACCGAAGAGGAGGCCCGCCAACTGTACGAGACGTTCGCCGTGCCCGCCTCCGGCGAGCCGTTGTTCCAGGCCGCCGTGGCCAACCTCAACCCATGGACCGAGGCGAAGGTCGACACGAACAACCCCGACCGCGGCCCGCTACTGGTCATCTCCGGCGAGAGGGACCACACCGTGCCGTGGTCCATCGCCAACGCCTCCTACAAGCAACAGAAGGACAACCGGCACATCACCGAGATCGTGGAGATCCCGGGCCGTGGCCACTCCCTGACCATCGACAGCGGCTGGCACGAGGTCGCCGACACCGCTTTGACATTCATCAAGCGCTTCCACTGAAACCGACGTCCGAACTGGCGGGGAGGCGCCAGTTTGGACGTCTCCGGAAGGCCCACGGGAACGGTCAACGTCTACCACGCAGGCCGCCAGACGACGGCCAGTCCACCCGCTACGAGTGCCACCCCGCTTACGGCTCAGGTCGGTTGGGGCCGCCCGGCGAGCAGCCGATCGCCGAGGTCGGTGCGTGAATAGAGCACCTGGCGGCCGGCCCGGCGCGAGGTGAGCAGCCCGGCGGCACGCAACGCCTGCAGGTGCACGCTGACCGTCGGCGCGGACAGTGCCATCTGAGTGGCGGCCTGGCTGGTCGACATGGGCAGGTCGAGCTGGGCCAGCAGGGCGGCCCGGGTGTGCCCGAGGATGCCGGCGAGCGCCGGGCCGGCCTGCTCGGGGTGCTCCTCCCAGAGCCGGCCGAGGCCACGGGGCGAGTAGGAGACGCTGGGCGAGGAGGGCTGCGCGGTCCGCACCAGGACGTCGGGCCAGGCGAAGGCGCACGGCACCAGGAGCAGGCCCCGCCCGCCGCAGTCGGCGTGGCCCTCGTAGTACTTGACGATCCGCAGCGTCTGGTCGGCGAAAGTGACCGACGGGTGCAGGTTGTTCATCATCCGGTCGACGCCCCCGTCGGCGAGCGCGTCGAGCCGGTAGGCGATGTCGTCGTTGAGCAACGCGTCGATCCGCTTCCAGTCCGGCGCGATCGCGACCCGGTGGTATGCCTCGATCGCCTCCGTGATCGGGCCGATGCCCGCGTCCGGCCGGTCCACGAGCGCCTGGAGCAGGGCCTGCCGCCGTTCCCGGCCGGGCCCCTGCTGGGCGCCCCGGTGGACGGCCAGGTGCGCCAACTCCCGCGCCACGATCTCCGGGTCGGCGTCGGCGACCTGCGCCAGTTCCTCGGTGAAGGATGCGGACCGGCGCCCCGGCGGCGGCACCAGGAAATCGGGAATGTAGCCCTCCGGCCGCACCAGCGCCCGCAGCAGTTCAAGATCGCGCTCGCGCAGCCGGTCCGCGCGCCCGGCGAAGCCCTCGATCCAGGGACGGTGCAGGTGCGCACCCCGCCGGCCGGCGGCCAGCGTCCGCAGGCTGGCGACGGTCTCCATCAGGGGCGAGGTGGCGAAGCGTACGCGAG
This genomic stretch from Micromonospora krabiensis harbors:
- a CDS encoding alpha/beta fold hydrolase, whose protein sequence is MHHSWHRLAATVESLVRRLEETRRPMTATSYTPSGIAYDRSAPQEGGLPVVFIHAGIADRRMWDPIWADLAADRTLVRVDLRGFGESTTQPDGRLDHVADVLSTLEHLGVTRCHLVGASFGSGVATEVALTRPELVQSLLLCPPGGSLLAELTPDLRRFFDAEKAALTSGDLDAAVEANVTTWVAGPGRSVSEVEPSVVSAVRLMQRNAFAIAESWGDVDEAELEPPALERLGDLDLPVLVLVGGHDLDTTHDAARRVCAGAPRVRRVNWDDVAHLPSMERPVDFAALVRDWTMGSS
- a CDS encoding amidohydrolase family protein yields the protein MAKRAIRAARMFDGERLWDGGVLVLLDDTRIADVHRGRVEVPAGWPVHEEPDATVLPGLVDAHVHLCADAGLDALGRLAERPEPDLDAVIEASLRSHLTAGVTTVRDLGDRRDAVLRWRDRKARDDLPTVVGSGAPITSVGGHCWSMGGEAHGVDGMREAVRLRAEAGADLVKVMASGGVFTPGTDTTRPQFTDQEFVAAVTRAHDAGVPVTAHAHALSAVEQALRVGVDGIEHGTCVTASGAHVPDDLAERLARSGVAVCATLGTDPAVVTPPEVVAMAARLGLSEATLREGLTILHRAGVRLVAGSDAGLGPAKPHGILPETLVEYVASGLPATAALTAATSVGAQVCGLGRRKGRVRPGFDGDLLVVTGDPTSDITVLRRPLAVYSAGTPVSG
- a CDS encoding FUSC family protein is translated as MRDRRRQLGIYLVVAIQAGLAAGLAWTIADKIALDANPVFAPIAAVGTVAAAAGQRLRRTVELVVGVALGAAVADGLVVVIDRGAWQIAVIATATIVTAIAVFGRGSLITQAGGTAVLVASVAPAGTRVDAPQVFNAVLGGASALAVVLLLLPLNPLRIVERAVGPELDNLSHQLTVVGHALARRDSTAVGASLEELRTMGAQLAQLSDAVQGGVEVVRYSPQRFRWRSTLREYRVGAEHLERAVLGARGLARRAYSAISDQEPIPPALGLAVIDLGDAVRFLHSEFVRAREPYAARHHALRAAHQAGQAARDGLGLSGAVVMAQVRTIARDLLRATAVPRTDANQMVRQAASATIAEQSDSARRG
- a CDS encoding beta-propeller fold lactonase family protein, with protein sequence MTAPAQVEIDPDGKFVLVSTKAANVMFTCRIGHDGELSRNPVISNAGNTPFGINLRH
- a CDS encoding helix-turn-helix transcriptional regulator, which gives rise to MRIVGRSVEISAVRELVTAAVGGKAGVLVVRGEAGIGKTVLLDEAAAAAAEQRVRVLRATGTESEQDLDYAALHQLLLPLLDDLDILPPVQHAALARIFGRQEGPPADRFLVGLATLNLLGSAASAGPLLVICDDMQWFDQTTVGTLAFAGRRLAAEPLALLLAERDNAPAGPLLDQFPLLHLSQLSEADAMTVLAEVSGAKLEHSVARRIVELACGNPLALTQFAADANPDEMLPGDPLPLSGKLEARYLTQVNRLSVPAQRLLLIAAADTTADPRTVRAAAAHLLSPAELDAAEAEVTGRDELFSIHPVPRFRHPLVRSAVYGGADPELRRRTHAALAEVIDPDHHFERQTRHLAGATADVDEQVAGRLDTAAERALQRGAYLTAAAFAARAAGLSAPGPARDARYLAAAGHAHNAGALQRAEALRARTTALDHDARNRGLSARLRGLSVGFQDQTTALRLLGTAATIFAAEPDADTARDCLIDAFDIVQLHVPRPDRDTVTRLAELALELTDPGAESATWTPDYLRLLRGTATCNLRGYAEAAPLLRTALAGLAEQVHDRTPPGRWYLVALQAAHELWDDAVLEALAGHVVRIGRASDVRMLSIGLAGLAHHAVMTGRLTAAAEHWAQYRDIYEALTGTPAFPMIDLLVRAWQGRRDEAEAIAVATGALPLTVPGGPVTVKTRHALTVARLGDQDWPAAYEAARTVFDDDPAYDGTMILPDLVEAAVRAGEREAAQTALLRLRPRARAAGTPGAAGLLARSEALHAHPADAEASYVEAARLLDATPLVLEQARTRLLYGEWLRRRRRRADARQQLYSALRTFIDCGAVGFARRARTELMAAGGQVDIEPAVAAGAPELTGQEARVARLAAAGATNQEIAMNLVVSPATVDYHLRKVFKKLGVSSRRHLAGAINSMPTRTG